In Sulfitobacter sp. M39, the following proteins share a genomic window:
- a CDS encoding Rrf2 family transcriptional regulator, whose product MKLSTKGRYAMVALADIALQPADRLVNLGDIAVRQSISLPYLEQLFVKLRRAELVSSVRGPGGGYRLARPASDIRVVDILAAVDEKVDAMHVGAGASGGSSGSRAQSLTNRLWEGLSAQVYVFLHQTRLSDVVANELAPCPAVPNLFAIVDEADAE is encoded by the coding sequence ATGAAGCTGTCAACCAAGGGCCGGTATGCGATGGTCGCTTTGGCCGATATAGCGCTGCAGCCCGCGGACCGTCTGGTGAATCTGGGCGATATCGCGGTGCGCCAGTCGATTTCCCTGCCGTACCTAGAGCAGCTATTCGTCAAGCTGCGGCGGGCCGAGCTGGTGTCGTCAGTACGTGGTCCGGGCGGCGGCTACCGTTTGGCGCGGCCTGCGTCGGACATTCGCGTTGTTGATATTCTGGCGGCGGTCGATGAAAAGGTCGATGCGATGCATGTGGGGGCCGGTGCTTCTGGCGGGTCATCGGGCAGCCGGGCGCAGTCGCTGACCAACCGTTTGTGGGAGGGGCTGAGCGCACAGGTCTATGTATTTCTGCACCAGACGCGGCTGTCGGATGTTGTTGCCAACGAGCTTGCCCCCTGTCCGGCGGTGCCGAACCTCTTTGCCATCGTGGACGAGGCGGATGCGGAATGA
- a CDS encoding cysteine desulfurase family protein: MRVYLDHNATTPLRAEARAVMLAAMDVAGNPSSVHAEGRAAKMMVEKARGQVAALVGCDVSEVIFTSGATEAIAGVVQDAGNVVGAAVEHEAVRIWCPEAEQLPVDRNGHVDLNALPDGALAGKTLFLQRANSETGVLQPESLLAELSRLGASPASVFRDAVQAAGKLSDLGRWRSDVGRHTSLAVSAHKLGGPKGIGALIAGPEYTPGLMQPMLRGGGQELGRRAGTENVIGIAGFGAACAAAAQDLADGVWERVAELRNVLEKALEAASKKTIFVGKDVARLPNTSCFITPGWRGETQVMQMDLAGFAISAGSACSSGKVATSRVLTAMGFDDAEASCAVRVSLGPDTTEEQVLRFADAWTAKLKKHEARAA, translated from the coding sequence GTGAGAGTATATCTTGATCATAACGCGACCACGCCCCTGCGGGCAGAGGCGCGCGCGGTCATGCTGGCGGCGATGGATGTGGCGGGCAACCCGTCCAGCGTCCATGCCGAAGGGCGTGCGGCCAAGATGATGGTCGAGAAGGCACGCGGGCAGGTGGCGGCTTTGGTCGGCTGCGATGTGTCGGAAGTGATCTTTACCAGCGGTGCCACCGAGGCGATTGCGGGTGTGGTGCAGGACGCGGGCAATGTCGTCGGCGCAGCCGTGGAGCATGAAGCAGTGCGCATCTGGTGCCCGGAGGCCGAGCAATTGCCTGTGGATCGCAATGGTCACGTGGATTTGAACGCGCTGCCGGATGGAGCCTTGGCGGGCAAAACGCTGTTTTTGCAACGTGCCAATAGCGAGACAGGGGTGTTGCAGCCGGAAAGCCTGTTGGCCGAGCTCTCGCGTTTGGGCGCGTCGCCTGCAAGCGTGTTCCGGGACGCCGTGCAGGCGGCGGGTAAGTTGTCGGATCTGGGGCGCTGGCGCTCGGATGTCGGGCGTCATACGTCATTGGCTGTCTCGGCGCATAAGCTGGGCGGTCCCAAGGGCATCGGTGCGCTGATCGCAGGGCCGGAATATACGCCCGGATTGATGCAGCCGATGTTGCGCGGGGGCGGGCAGGAATTGGGCCGTCGTGCGGGGACAGAGAACGTCATCGGCATCGCCGGTTTCGGGGCTGCCTGCGCTGCCGCAGCGCAGGATTTGGCGGATGGCGTATGGGAACGGGTTGCAGAACTTAGAAATGTTCTAGAGAAGGCTCTTGAGGCTGCGTCAAAGAAGACTATTTTTGTTGGGAAAGACGTGGCGCGTTTGCCGAACACCTCTTGCTTTATCACGCCCGGGTGGCGCGGTGAGACGCAGGTGATGCAGATGGACCTTGCGGGCTTTGCGATCAGCGCGGGGTCTGCGTGCTCTAGCGGTAAGGTGGCGACAAGCCGGGTGTTGACGGCGATGGGGTTTGACGACGCTGAGGCATCCTGTGCCGTGCGCGTATCGCTTGGGCCGGACACCACAGAAGAACAGGTCTTGCGTTTTGCAGACGCCTGGACCGCGAAATTGAAGAAACACGAGGCGCGGGCCGCTTGA